Proteins co-encoded in one Cytobacillus sp. NJ13 genomic window:
- the rsmH gene encoding 16S rRNA (cytosine(1402)-N(4))-methyltransferase RsmH: MFEHTTVLLKETVEGLNIHPDGVYVDCTLGGAGHSELILTQLSEKGKLYAFDQDDTAIAHAKEKLSEYGDRITIIKSNFKYLQEELANLGVSKVDGVLYDLGVSSPQLDTPERGFSYHNDAPLDMRMDTSADISAYDVVNSWEYGELVKIFFRYGEEKFSKQIARKIEAAREVSPIETTGQLVELIKEAIPAPARRKGGHPAKRVFQAIRIAVNDELGVFEDSLHQAIDILNPNGRISVITFHSLEDRICKAAFKKASETPNLPPGLPIIPDEYKPIIKLINRKPILPSEEELEHNNRARSAKLRIAEKL; encoded by the coding sequence ATGTTTGAACATACAACAGTGCTATTAAAAGAAACAGTAGAAGGCTTAAATATCCATCCTGATGGAGTGTATGTGGATTGTACACTGGGCGGCGCAGGACACAGCGAATTAATTCTTACCCAGCTGTCTGAAAAGGGAAAGCTGTACGCATTTGACCAGGATGACACAGCAATTGCACACGCAAAAGAAAAACTGTCTGAATATGGTGACAGAATTACCATCATCAAAAGTAATTTCAAGTATCTTCAGGAAGAGCTTGCAAACCTTGGTGTTTCAAAAGTAGATGGTGTTTTATATGATCTTGGCGTTTCATCACCTCAATTGGATACACCTGAAAGAGGTTTCAGCTATCATAATGATGCCCCGCTTGATATGAGAATGGATACAAGCGCTGACATTTCCGCTTATGACGTAGTAAACAGCTGGGAATATGGTGAACTTGTGAAAATTTTCTTCAGATATGGAGAAGAGAAATTCTCGAAGCAAATTGCGAGAAAGATTGAAGCGGCCAGGGAAGTTTCCCCGATAGAAACAACAGGCCAGCTGGTTGAGCTGATAAAAGAAGCAATACCTGCTCCTGCCAGACGAAAAGGCGGGCATCCCGCCAAACGTGTATTTCAGGCCATTAGAATAGCTGTTAATGATGAACTTGGTGTATTTGAGGATTCTCTGCACCAGGCTATTGACATATTAAATCCCAATGGAAGAATCAGCGTGATCACGTTTCATTCATTGGAGGACCGGATTTGCAAAGCTGCCTTTAAAAAAGCCAGTGAAACACCAAATCTGCCTCCCGGCCTCCCGATTATTCCAGATGAATATAAACCAATCATAAAGCTCATTAACAGAAAGCCGATTCTGCCTTCAGAAGAAGAGCTGGAACACAATAATCGTGCAAGGTCCGCTAAACTGAGAATTGCAGAGAAGCTTTAA
- the ftsL gene encoding cell division protein FtsL: MSNLARKIQEEKQFDVQTQPVQAPKKLSKKSWLSPGEKILGLAFTGIVCFGAVQMVSNQASIYEVNKEIQQTEEAIQTQNKVNTDLEMQVGELSTYERIKAKAEEMGLKFSGNNVKVVED; the protein is encoded by the coding sequence ATGAGCAATTTAGCCCGAAAAATTCAGGAAGAAAAACAATTTGATGTGCAAACCCAGCCCGTCCAGGCTCCCAAGAAATTATCAAAGAAGTCATGGCTTTCCCCCGGGGAAAAAATACTGGGACTTGCTTTCACTGGCATTGTTTGTTTTGGTGCAGTACAAATGGTTTCAAACCAGGCATCCATATACGAAGTGAATAAAGAAATTCAGCAAACAGAAGAAGCAATCCAAACGCAGAATAAAGTGAATACAGATCTCGAAATGCAAGTGGGCGAATTAAGTACATACGAGCGCATTAAAGCAAAAGCTGAGGAAATGGGACTTAAATTCAGCGGAAATAATGTCAAGGTCGTGGAAGATTAA